A window of Candidatus Pantoea floridensis contains these coding sequences:
- a CDS encoding amino acid ABC transporter permease: MAQLNFADLWPHWPELLAGLWVTIQITVLATVGGVSLGILGAALRSGKPSWASRIWGLYVELIRNTPFVVQLFFIVFGLPNLGLKLTAGEAALLAMLINLGAYSTEIIRAGIQVTPRGQWEAGRVLGLTRTQTFIRVVLPPSLQRIYPALVSQCIIVMLGSSVVSQVSYEELTFAANLIQSRTFLSFEVYFVTTLIYLALSIAMRQLLLALGRKWLGAQPA, from the coding sequence ATGGCGCAACTTAACTTCGCCGATCTCTGGCCGCACTGGCCAGAGTTGCTGGCCGGACTGTGGGTCACGATTCAGATCACCGTGCTCGCCACCGTGGGCGGTGTCAGCCTCGGTATTCTCGGCGCGGCGCTGCGCAGCGGCAAACCGAGCTGGGCGAGCCGCATCTGGGGCCTGTACGTCGAGCTGATTCGTAATACGCCGTTTGTGGTCCAGCTGTTTTTCATCGTCTTTGGGTTGCCCAATCTGGGTCTGAAACTGACGGCGGGTGAAGCCGCGCTGCTGGCGATGTTGATTAACCTTGGCGCGTACAGCACCGAAATTATTCGCGCCGGCATTCAGGTGACGCCGCGCGGGCAGTGGGAAGCGGGGCGCGTGCTGGGATTGACCCGCACGCAAACCTTTATCCGCGTGGTGCTGCCGCCGTCGCTGCAGCGTATTTATCCGGCGCTGGTCAGCCAATGCATCATTGTGATGCTCGGCTCGTCGGTGGTGTCGCAGGTGTCGTACGAAGAGTTGACCTTCGCCGCCAACCTGATTCAGTCGCGCACCTTTTTGAGTTTTGAAGTCTATTTCGTGACCACGCTGATCTATCTGGCGTTGTCGATTGCCATGCGCCAACTGCTGCTGGCGCTGGGACGTAAATGGTTGGGAGCGCAGCCGGCATGA
- a CDS encoding transporter substrate-binding domain-containing protein — MKKVLLAVAGAALLMAQVGSAMADQLQDIQKRGVIRVAVPQDFPPFGSVGTDLQPQGYDIDMAKYLAKQMKLKLQLVPVSSANRVPYLQTDKVDLVISSMGKNAEREKVIDFTRAYAPFFLGVFGPKGETLKDAAALSGKSIGVTRGAVEDMVLSDIAPKEAQVKRYEDNNTTLSAYLSGQVQYVATGNLVVAAIARQNAEKAPVAQFMLKDSPCYIGLKKDEPALKEKVNALIEQGIKDGTLNKLSEEWLKAPLPANLGA; from the coding sequence ATGAAAAAAGTATTATTAGCGGTAGCGGGCGCGGCATTGCTGATGGCGCAGGTCGGGAGTGCGATGGCCGATCAGCTGCAGGATATCCAAAAGCGCGGCGTGATCCGCGTAGCGGTTCCGCAGGACTTCCCGCCGTTCGGTTCTGTAGGTACAGATCTGCAACCGCAGGGCTACGATATCGACATGGCGAAGTATCTCGCCAAACAGATGAAACTGAAGTTGCAGCTGGTGCCCGTTTCCAGTGCTAACCGCGTGCCGTATCTGCAGACCGATAAAGTCGATCTGGTGATCTCCAGCATGGGTAAAAACGCCGAGCGTGAAAAAGTGATCGATTTCACCCGCGCTTACGCGCCATTCTTCCTCGGCGTATTTGGTCCGAAAGGCGAAACGCTGAAAGATGCGGCAGCGCTGAGCGGTAAATCGATCGGCGTCACGCGCGGTGCAGTGGAAGATATGGTGTTAAGCGATATCGCCCCGAAAGAGGCGCAGGTGAAGCGTTATGAAGATAACAACACCACGCTGTCGGCCTACCTTTCCGGACAAGTGCAGTACGTGGCGACGGGCAACCTGGTGGTGGCGGCGATTGCGCGCCAGAACGCCGAAAAAGCGCCGGTTGCCCAGTTTATGCTGAAAGATTCACCGTGCTACATCGGCCTGAAAAAAGATGAGCCGGCGCTGAAAGAGAAAGTGAATGCGCTGATTGAGCAGGGCATCAAAGACGGCACGCTGAACAAGCTGTCGGAAGAGTGGCTGAAAGCGCCGCTGCCAGCGAACCTCGGCGCATAA
- the hpxU gene encoding MurR/RpiR family transcriptional regulator HpxU — MKQLDERLRSHYPQLSPQEQRIADFVFDHFDDLISYNSAELARLSGVSKATVSRLFKRLGYEKYKDMRDELRILRQSGMPLTDNRDAVQGNTLLSRHYKQEMANLTQWVNSIDPQQFGEVIAALGVAKRVFIIGMRNAYPVALHLRQQLMQARPQVHVLPQPGQTLGEELVDITPEDIVVVMAFRRRPRIIRPLMQQLQQSNIPVLALCEPQAQGIITLARWQLCAPLDSVSAFDSYASAMSLINLLANALLHEMLSQGRQRIHQIADLYQHLDELEHR; from the coding sequence ATGAAACAACTTGATGAACGACTTCGTAGTCACTATCCGCAACTGTCGCCGCAGGAGCAGCGCATTGCCGACTTCGTATTTGACCATTTTGATGACCTGATCAGCTACAACAGCGCCGAGCTGGCGCGATTGAGCGGTGTCTCAAAGGCCACGGTCAGTCGTTTATTCAAGCGTCTCGGTTACGAAAAATACAAGGACATGCGCGATGAGCTGCGCATCCTGCGCCAGAGCGGCATGCCGCTCACCGACAATCGCGATGCGGTGCAGGGCAACACCTTACTGTCGCGCCACTACAAGCAAGAAATGGCGAATCTGACGCAGTGGGTCAACAGCATCGATCCGCAGCAGTTCGGTGAGGTGATTGCGGCGCTGGGCGTGGCTAAACGGGTGTTTATCATCGGCATGCGCAATGCGTATCCGGTGGCGCTGCATCTGCGTCAGCAGCTGATGCAGGCGCGTCCACAGGTGCATGTCCTGCCGCAGCCGGGCCAGACGCTGGGCGAAGAGCTGGTGGACATCACGCCGGAGGACATTGTAGTGGTGATGGCGTTTCGCCGCCGCCCGCGCATAATTCGTCCGCTGATGCAGCAGCTGCAGCAGAGCAACATTCCGGTGCTGGCGCTGTGTGAGCCGCAGGCGCAGGGGATTATTACGCTGGCGCGCTGGCAGCTTTGTGCGCCGCTCGACAGCGTTTCCGCTTTTGATAGCTACGCCTCCGCCATGAGTCTGATTAACCTGCTGGCCAACGCTTTGCTGCATGAAATGTTGTCGCAGGGCCGTCAGCGCATCCATCAAATTGCCGATCTTTATCAGCATCTCGACGAGCTGGAACACCGTTAA
- a CDS encoding gamma-glutamyltransferase family protein — translation MIQSNMAPLGMAVTPHHLASESALAVLREGGSAIEAMVAAAATIAVVYPHMNGLGGDGFWLVVPPNGDPIAIDASGAAGSLAHVDFYHGETHIPHRGPKAALTVAGTVSGWQEALTLAQELGAAQLPLTRLLRDAIRYAADGIPVTASQAAATAAKQHELQHQPGFAATYLPDGSVPAAGSRFTQPALANTLSMLCDHGLESFYRGELAHHLAREMTALGMPITLEDLQTHQARRCTPLHLAHSEGDIWNMTPPTQGLVSLAILGITDRLAMADADEAQTVHRIVEATKKAFALRDQHITDPRHIDIDVQSLLDAEHLSTLAAQVDDRQAASWGTGRGPGDTVWMGVMDSSGLAVSFIQSIYHEFGSGVVLPGTGITWQNRGAAFSLQPDHLLALQPGKQPFHTLNPAAARLKDGRTMVYGSMGGDGQPQTQAAIFTRHVIQGQPLQQAVSAPRWLLGRTWGQSSDSLKLEARIAPETVQQLRALGHEVELLPDFSEVVGHAGAIVRHNNGMLEGAFDPRSNGSAAGF, via the coding sequence ATGATACAGAGCAATATGGCGCCGTTAGGCATGGCCGTTACGCCGCATCATCTTGCCAGCGAAAGCGCGTTAGCGGTGCTGCGTGAAGGCGGCAGCGCAATTGAAGCGATGGTGGCTGCGGCCGCCACCATCGCCGTGGTTTATCCGCACATGAACGGTTTGGGCGGCGACGGTTTCTGGTTGGTGGTGCCACCTAACGGCGATCCCATCGCCATTGACGCCAGCGGGGCGGCCGGTTCGCTGGCGCATGTCGATTTCTATCACGGCGAAACCCATATTCCGCATCGCGGGCCGAAAGCGGCATTAACCGTTGCCGGCACCGTGAGCGGCTGGCAGGAAGCCTTAACGCTGGCGCAGGAACTCGGTGCCGCGCAGCTGCCGTTAACTCGCCTGCTGCGCGATGCGATTCGCTATGCCGCCGACGGGATTCCGGTCACCGCTTCGCAAGCCGCCGCCACCGCCGCTAAGCAGCATGAGCTGCAGCATCAGCCCGGTTTTGCCGCCACTTACTTACCGGACGGCAGCGTGCCCGCCGCAGGCAGCCGCTTCACCCAACCGGCGCTGGCCAATACGCTGAGCATGTTGTGCGATCACGGGCTGGAGAGTTTTTATCGCGGCGAACTGGCGCACCATCTGGCGCGCGAAATGACCGCACTTGGGATGCCGATCACCCTGGAAGATTTGCAAACCCACCAAGCGCGGCGCTGCACGCCACTGCATCTGGCACACAGCGAAGGCGATATCTGGAACATGACGCCGCCGACCCAGGGTTTGGTGTCGCTGGCGATCCTCGGCATTACCGATCGGCTCGCTATGGCAGACGCCGATGAGGCACAAACCGTGCACCGCATCGTTGAAGCCACCAAAAAAGCCTTCGCGCTGCGCGACCAGCACATCACCGATCCGCGCCACATCGACATTGATGTGCAGAGCCTGTTGGACGCCGAACATCTCAGCACGCTGGCGGCACAGGTAGACGACCGGCAAGCCGCGTCGTGGGGCACCGGACGCGGACCCGGCGACACGGTGTGGATGGGCGTGATGGACAGCAGCGGGCTGGCGGTCTCCTTTATCCAGAGCATCTACCACGAATTCGGCAGCGGCGTGGTATTGCCCGGCACCGGCATCACCTGGCAAAACCGTGGCGCTGCGTTCAGCCTGCAGCCCGACCATCTGCTGGCGCTGCAGCCGGGCAAACAGCCGTTCCACACGCTCAATCCTGCCGCCGCGCGTCTTAAAGATGGCCGCACCATGGTGTATGGCTCAATGGGCGGCGACGGCCAGCCGCAAACCCAGGCGGCGATTTTCACGCGCCATGTGATTCAGGGGCAGCCGTTGCAACAGGCAGTGAGCGCGCCGCGCTGGCTGCTGGGCCGCACCTGGGGACAATCATCGGATTCACTCAAGCTTGAAGCCCGCATCGCGCCGGAAACGGTGCAGCAGCTGCGCGCGCTCGGCCATGAGGTGGAACTGCTGCCTGACTTCAGTGAAGTGGTCGGCCATGCGGGTGCCATCGTTCGACATAACAACGGCATGCTGGAAGGCGCGTTCGATCCGCGCAGCAACGGCAGCGCCGCCGGTTTCTAA
- the hpxX gene encoding oxalurate catabolism protein HpxX, whose amino-acid sequence MSSQPDWASYIAQMEQILALELDDARRAELLTQFNRIAAMAEPLMALPLDDRLEVAGVFHP is encoded by the coding sequence ATGAGTTCACAACCGGACTGGGCCTCCTATATCGCCCAAATGGAGCAGATTCTGGCGCTGGAGCTGGACGATGCGCGCCGTGCCGAATTGCTGACGCAATTTAATCGCATCGCCGCGATGGCCGAGCCGCTGATGGCGCTGCCGCTCGACGATCGCCTGGAAGTGGCGGGAGTGTTCCATCCATGA
- a CDS encoding AtzE family amidohydrolase gives MKLSSLSINALHQALSLGEISAREIAQTTLAAIEQHNPALNAWTEVTGQRMLREAEQLDRQRQRGETLAPLAGIPYAVKNLFDVAGHSTLAGASLFSDRAAAREDAWAVSKLRQSGALLSGMLNMDAYAYGFTTENTHYGATHNPRDLTRVAGGSSGGSAAAVAAGLVHFSLGTDTNGSIRVPASLCGIFGLKPTFGRLSRSGSHPFVASLDHIGPFARSVEDLSLVYDTLQGADASDAFQAAQPVAPVSDLLRHGAEGVRSAVLGGFFSTWCSDEARAAVAVVAKALNAVEEVSLPNAEIARSAAFIMTAAEGGNHYLPALRSQPEQFEPNSRERLLAGAMLPSAWYVQAQRFRRHFQQQVLPLFEQFDVLIAPATPCTATTIGQETIHINGQDLPTRASMGMLTQPISFLGLPVCTVPLHTASGLPIGLQLIAAPFKEHLALRAAWALQQQGLTLPQTTLMDA, from the coding sequence ATGAAACTGTCGTCATTATCGATTAACGCCCTGCATCAGGCGCTCAGCCTGGGTGAAATTAGCGCCCGCGAGATCGCACAAACGACGCTGGCAGCGATTGAGCAACATAACCCGGCGCTCAACGCCTGGACCGAAGTGACCGGCCAACGCATGCTGCGTGAAGCCGAGCAACTCGATCGGCAACGCCAGCGCGGCGAGACATTAGCGCCGTTGGCCGGCATTCCGTATGCGGTAAAGAACCTGTTTGATGTCGCTGGACACAGCACTTTAGCCGGTGCCAGCCTGTTCAGCGATCGCGCCGCGGCACGCGAAGATGCCTGGGCGGTGAGCAAACTGCGTCAGTCCGGCGCGCTGCTCTCCGGTATGTTGAATATGGATGCCTACGCTTACGGCTTTACCACCGAAAACACCCATTATGGCGCGACGCACAACCCACGAGATCTAACCCGCGTGGCGGGCGGCTCGTCCGGCGGTTCGGCGGCGGCGGTTGCAGCGGGTTTGGTGCACTTTTCACTCGGCACCGACACTAACGGTTCGATCCGCGTGCCCGCTTCGCTGTGCGGCATCTTCGGTTTAAAACCCACTTTTGGTCGCCTGTCGCGCAGCGGCAGCCATCCGTTTGTCGCCAGTCTCGATCACATCGGCCCGTTTGCCCGGTCGGTGGAAGATTTGAGCCTGGTGTATGACACTCTGCAAGGGGCGGATGCCAGCGATGCCTTCCAGGCCGCACAGCCGGTTGCGCCGGTCAGCGATTTACTGCGCCACGGCGCAGAAGGCGTGCGCAGCGCAGTGCTCGGTGGTTTCTTCTCAACCTGGTGCAGCGATGAAGCGCGCGCCGCTGTGGCAGTGGTCGCCAAAGCGTTAAATGCCGTGGAGGAAGTCAGCTTACCCAATGCTGAAATCGCGCGTTCGGCGGCCTTTATCATGACCGCCGCCGAAGGTGGCAATCACTATTTACCTGCGCTGCGTAGCCAGCCGGAGCAGTTCGAGCCTAATTCGCGTGAACGCTTGCTGGCTGGCGCGATGCTGCCCTCGGCGTGGTATGTACAGGCACAGCGTTTCCGCCGTCACTTCCAGCAGCAGGTGCTACCGCTGTTTGAGCAGTTCGACGTGCTGATTGCGCCTGCCACGCCGTGCACCGCCACTACCATCGGCCAGGAAACCATTCACATCAACGGCCAGGATTTGCCGACGCGCGCCAGCATGGGCATGCTCACCCAGCCGATCTCCTTCCTCGGCTTACCGGTGTGCACCGTACCGCTGCACACCGCCAGCGGCTTGCCAATTGGTTTGCAATTGATCGCCGCACCGTTTAAAGAACATCTGGCACTGCGCGCCGCCTGGGCGCTGCAACAGCAGGGGCTGACGCTGCCACAAACCACCTTAATGGACGCCTGA
- the hpxZ gene encoding oxalurate catabolism protein HpxZ, protein MTPEDIDRPAVLADVTAAFYRYEQALISNDIAVLDELFWHDPRTVRLGAGENLYGIDEIRAFRAARPSKGLDRTLRNTVITTFGDDYAVCSTEFTRAGVEQIGRQQQTWVRMPEGWRIVAAQVSLMS, encoded by the coding sequence ATGACACCTGAAGATATCGACCGCCCGGCGGTACTCGCCGACGTCACCGCCGCCTTTTATCGCTACGAGCAAGCGCTGATTAGCAATGACATCGCGGTGCTGGATGAGCTGTTCTGGCACGACCCACGCACCGTGCGCCTGGGTGCGGGTGAGAATTTATATGGCATTGACGAGATCCGCGCGTTTCGCGCCGCGCGCCCGTCAAAAGGCCTGGATCGTACGCTGCGCAATACGGTGATCACTACCTTTGGTGATGATTATGCGGTGTGCAGTACTGAGTTTACGCGCGCGGGCGTGGAGCAGATTGGGCGTCAACAACAGACGTGGGTCCGGATGCCGGAAGGGTGGCGGATTGTTGCAGCACAGGTCAGCTTGATGAGCTGA
- the puuE gene encoding allantoinase PuuE — translation MNDVSEKKEYSFNKNYPRDLIGYAGNPPHAQWPGKARVAVQFVLNYEEGAENNVLHGDAGSEQFLSDIIGAASYADRHMSMDSLYEYGSRAGFWRIHNEFQKRGLPLTVFGVAMALARHPEIVNAIKAADYDVVSHGWRWIHYQSMDAKTERQHMQQAVDVLTDLFGKAPTGWYTGRDSPNTRRLVVEQGGFSYDSDYYGDDLPFWTQVTCQDGTVKPHLIIPYTLECNDMRFASPQGFNTAEQFFTYLRDTFDVLYEEGETAPKMMSIGMHCRLLGRPGKFRGLQRFLDHIQQHEDVWVCTRQQIADHWIKTHPAPDA, via the coding sequence ATGAATGATGTATCTGAAAAGAAAGAGTACAGCTTCAACAAGAACTATCCACGCGATCTGATCGGCTATGCCGGCAACCCACCGCATGCGCAGTGGCCAGGCAAGGCGCGGGTGGCGGTGCAGTTTGTCCTCAACTACGAAGAGGGTGCCGAGAATAACGTGCTGCACGGCGATGCCGGTTCCGAGCAGTTTCTTTCCGATATTATCGGTGCGGCCAGCTACGCCGATCGTCATATGTCGATGGATTCGCTGTATGAATATGGCTCACGCGCCGGTTTCTGGCGCATCCATAATGAATTTCAAAAGCGCGGTTTGCCGTTAACGGTGTTTGGCGTGGCGATGGCGCTGGCGCGTCATCCGGAAATCGTCAACGCGATTAAAGCGGCAGATTACGATGTAGTCAGCCATGGCTGGCGCTGGATCCACTATCAGTCGATGGACGCGAAAACCGAGCGCCAGCATATGCAGCAGGCGGTTGATGTGTTAACCGATCTGTTTGGCAAAGCGCCGACCGGCTGGTACACCGGCCGCGACAGCCCGAACACGCGTCGCTTAGTGGTCGAGCAGGGCGGATTCAGCTACGACAGCGATTACTACGGCGACGACCTGCCATTCTGGACGCAGGTCACCTGTCAGGACGGCACGGTAAAACCGCATCTGATCATTCCCTACACGCTGGAGTGCAACGACATGCGCTTCGCCTCGCCGCAGGGCTTCAACACCGCAGAGCAGTTCTTCACCTACCTGCGTGACACCTTTGATGTGCTGTATGAAGAGGGCGAAACCGCGCCGAAGATGATGTCGATTGGCATGCACTGTCGCCTGCTGGGGCGTCCGGGGAAATTCCGCGGACTGCAGCGCTTCCTCGATCATATTCAGCAGCATGAGGATGTATGGGTGTGTACGAGGCAGCAAATTGCCGACCATTGGATTAAGACGCATCCCGCGCCGGATGCTTGA
- the hpxA gene encoding allantoin racemase, with product MSLIQVINPNTSLAMTETIGAAARAVAAPGTEILAVCPDHGVPSIEGHFDEAIAAIGVLEQVKRGKEQGVSGHIIACFGDPGLLAARELASGPVIGIAEAAMHTATLVATRFSIVTTLPRTLVIARHLLQQYGFTHHCAALHAIDLPVLALEDGSGVAQEKVRQRCIQAKREDGSGAIVLGCGGMASLAQELTKELGLPVIDGVSAAVKMVESLVALGFGTSKHGDLDYPLEKPLSGAFQHLN from the coding sequence ATGAGCCTGATCCAGGTGATCAATCCCAATACCAGCCTGGCGATGACGGAAACCATTGGCGCCGCCGCCCGCGCGGTCGCCGCACCGGGCACCGAGATTCTGGCGGTATGTCCAGACCACGGCGTGCCGTCGATTGAAGGGCATTTTGATGAAGCCATTGCGGCGATTGGCGTGCTGGAGCAGGTGAAGCGCGGTAAAGAGCAGGGGGTTAGCGGCCATATTATTGCCTGCTTTGGCGATCCGGGATTACTGGCGGCGCGCGAACTGGCGAGCGGACCGGTGATCGGCATCGCAGAAGCGGCGATGCACACTGCCACGCTGGTGGCAACGCGCTTCTCAATCGTCACCACCTTGCCGCGCACGCTGGTAATTGCCCGCCATTTGCTGCAGCAATACGGTTTTACCCACCATTGCGCTGCGCTGCACGCCATCGATCTGCCGGTGCTGGCGCTGGAGGACGGTAGCGGTGTGGCGCAGGAGAAGGTGCGTCAGCGCTGCATTCAGGCGAAACGTGAAGATGGCAGCGGTGCGATTGTCTTAGGCTGCGGCGGCATGGCATCGCTGGCGCAAGAGTTAACCAAAGAGCTTGGATTGCCGGTGATCGACGGCGTAAGCGCCGCGGTGAAAATGGTGGAGTCGCTGGTGGCGCTAGGCTTCGGCACCAGTAAGCATGGCGATCTCGATTATCCGCTCGAAAAACCGCTCAGCGGGGCATTTCAGCACCTAAACTAA
- a CDS encoding GntR family transcriptional regulator translates to MKSETGQKTAADLTDRDEPIYQALLTAIVEHQLPPGSKLPEEALSEVFGVSRTGIRKVLQRLAAVQMITLSPRRGAQVATPGVDEARDIFTTRSLLECANLPAVLSHVQQPHLAALADLIESEQQAHQQHDGAAAIRLSAAFHIQLQAISGNAVLTDMVTRLTQRSSLVIAAYGAPWQRGCRCDHHDRLVDLLRKKDLPALTAALQHHFEHIVSSLHFERSGETLPDFSRLFAGNKGAAS, encoded by the coding sequence ATGAAGAGTGAAACAGGCCAGAAAACGGCTGCCGATCTGACCGATCGCGATGAACCCATCTACCAGGCGCTTCTCACCGCCATCGTTGAACATCAACTGCCGCCGGGCAGTAAATTGCCGGAAGAAGCCTTATCAGAAGTATTTGGCGTGAGCCGCACCGGCATTCGTAAAGTGCTGCAACGCCTCGCCGCGGTGCAAATGATCACCTTGTCGCCCAGACGTGGTGCACAAGTAGCGACGCCGGGCGTGGATGAAGCACGCGATATCTTCACCACCCGTAGTTTATTGGAGTGTGCAAATCTGCCGGCGGTGCTGAGCCATGTGCAGCAACCGCATTTGGCCGCGCTGGCCGATCTGATTGAGTCCGAACAGCAGGCGCACCAGCAGCACGATGGTGCCGCCGCGATCCGCTTATCCGCCGCCTTCCATATTCAGCTGCAGGCGATTTCCGGTAATGCAGTGCTTACCGATATGGTGACGCGTTTAACGCAGCGCTCGTCGCTGGTGATCGCCGCTTACGGCGCGCCGTGGCAGCGCGGCTGCCGTTGCGATCATCACGATCGGCTCGTGGATCTGCTACGAAAAAAAGATCTGCCGGCGTTAACCGCCGCTCTGCAGCACCACTTTGAGCACATTGTTAGCAGTCTGCACTTTGAGCGCAGCGGCGAAACGTTACCCGATTTCTCCCGGTTATTTGCCGGTAACAAAGGAGCGGCATCATGA
- a CDS encoding NCS1 family nucleobase:cation symporter-1: MPKHSEVTSRVASEANAQYSPRLCNDDLAPTRDQNWSWYNIFSFWMSDVHSMGGYVVAASFFTLGLASWQVLLCLLVGICIVQLCANLVAKPSQMAGVPYAVISRQAFGVFGANIPAIIRGLIAFAWYGIQTYLAANALMLVLLKFFPTLSSMTQSSWLGLSQLGWCCFGVMWLLQAMVFWHGMSAIKRFIDVAGPAVYVVMVALAGWIVYKTGFDGISFTLASKQLSTGEQTWQMITATALVVSYFSGPLLNFGDFSRYGKSMGEIRRGNRWGLPFNFLLFSIVTVVIVSGTQSLFGRMITDPIETVSMVGNDVAVAIGLLTMIIATIGINIVANFVSPAFDFSNCSPQKISFRTGGMIAAVGSVLLTPWNLFQSPELIHYTLDVLGAFIGPLFGILIADFYLIKRSKVYVDDLFDDTPKGRYWYRGGFNPKAIAALLPSVGIGLVISFIPSLHAVANFSWFIGVALGAGCYRWLARADREESVATYHVAVQKD; the protein is encoded by the coding sequence ATGCCAAAACATTCTGAAGTGACCTCGCGGGTGGCCTCTGAAGCCAACGCGCAATACAGTCCGCGCCTGTGCAATGACGATCTGGCGCCAACGCGCGATCAGAACTGGTCGTGGTACAACATCTTTTCATTCTGGATGTCGGATGTGCATAGCATGGGCGGCTATGTCGTTGCCGCCAGCTTCTTTACCTTAGGCCTGGCGAGCTGGCAGGTTCTGCTGTGTTTGTTAGTGGGCATCTGCATCGTGCAGCTGTGTGCCAATCTGGTGGCCAAACCAAGCCAGATGGCGGGCGTGCCGTACGCGGTGATTTCGCGTCAGGCGTTTGGCGTATTCGGTGCCAACATCCCGGCCATCATTCGCGGGCTAATCGCCTTTGCGTGGTATGGCATCCAGACTTATCTGGCGGCCAACGCGTTAATGCTGGTGCTGCTGAAGTTCTTCCCGACGCTTAGCAGCATGACGCAAAGCAGCTGGCTCGGCTTATCGCAGCTTGGCTGGTGCTGTTTCGGCGTGATGTGGTTACTGCAGGCAATGGTGTTCTGGCATGGGATGAGCGCCATTAAACGCTTTATCGATGTCGCGGGTCCAGCGGTATACGTAGTGATGGTGGCTCTGGCCGGCTGGATTGTATACAAAACCGGTTTTGACGGCATCTCCTTTACGCTGGCCAGCAAACAGTTGAGCACCGGCGAGCAAACCTGGCAGATGATCACCGCTACCGCGCTGGTGGTATCTTACTTCTCCGGTCCGCTGCTCAACTTTGGTGACTTCTCGCGCTACGGCAAAAGTATGGGTGAAATTCGTCGCGGTAACCGCTGGGGCTTGCCGTTCAACTTCCTGCTGTTCTCGATTGTCACCGTGGTCATTGTTTCCGGCACGCAATCGCTGTTTGGCAGAATGATCACCGATCCGATTGAGACCGTGAGCATGGTGGGTAACGACGTGGCGGTAGCGATTGGTCTGCTGACCATGATTATCGCCACCATCGGCATTAATATCGTGGCCAACTTTGTTTCGCCCGCGTTCGATTTCTCTAACTGTTCGCCGCAGAAAATTAGCTTCCGTACCGGTGGCATGATTGCCGCCGTCGGCTCGGTGTTGCTGACGCCGTGGAACCTGTTTCAGTCACCAGAATTGATTCACTATACGTTGGATGTACTGGGCGCGTTCATTGGACCGCTGTTCGGAATTTTGATTGCTGATTTCTACCTGATTAAACGCAGCAAAGTGTACGTTGACGATCTGTTTGATGACACGCCGAAAGGACGTTACTGGTATCGCGGCGGCTTCAACCCGAAAGCAATTGCTGCGCTGCTGCCGTCGGTGGGCATCGGTTTAGTGATTAGCTTTATTCCCTCACTGCATGCAGTGGCGAACTTTAGCTGGTTTATCGGCGTGGCGTTGGGCGCCGGCTGCTACCGCTGGCTGGCGCGCGCTGACCGTGAAGAATCTGTGGCGACGTATCACGTGGCGGTGCAGAAAGATTAA
- the dnaQ gene encoding DNA polymerase III subunit epsilon, with the protein MSTANNRQIVLDTETTGMNMIGVHYEGHRIIEIGAVEVINRRLTGNNFHMYLKPDRLVDPEAFGVHGIADEFLADKPLFADIADEFLEYIRGAELVIHNASFDIGFMDYEFGMLKRDIGKTETFCQITDSLAMARKMYPGKRNSLDALCNRYEIDNSKRTLHGALLDAEILAEVFLMMTGGQTSLSFSLDGEQNNQGSGESIQRIVRPSSGLRVVSASDEEIVAHEGRLDLVQKKGGSCLWRA; encoded by the coding sequence ATGAGCACTGCAAATAACCGCCAGATTGTCCTCGATACTGAAACCACCGGCATGAACATGATCGGTGTGCATTATGAAGGGCATCGCATCATTGAAATTGGTGCGGTTGAGGTGATCAACCGTCGCCTGACCGGCAACAACTTCCACATGTATCTGAAGCCCGATCGGCTGGTAGATCCCGAAGCTTTCGGCGTGCACGGCATTGCCGATGAGTTTCTCGCGGATAAGCCGCTGTTTGCAGATATTGCCGACGAATTCCTTGAGTACATTCGCGGCGCGGAGCTGGTGATCCATAACGCCTCGTTCGATATCGGTTTTATGGATTACGAATTCGGCATGCTGAAGCGGGATATCGGCAAAACCGAGACCTTCTGCCAGATCACCGATAGCCTGGCAATGGCGCGTAAGATGTATCCCGGCAAGCGCAACAGCCTTGATGCGTTGTGCAACCGTTATGAAATAGACAACAGTAAACGTACGCTGCACGGCGCACTGCTCGATGCCGAGATTTTGGCAGAAGTGTTCCTGATGATGACCGGTGGCCAAACCTCACTCTCGTTTTCACTGGACGGTGAGCAGAACAATCAGGGCTCCGGTGAAAGTATTCAGCGCATTGTGCGCCCGAGTTCGGGCTTGCGCGTGGTGAGCGCCAGTGATGAAGAGATCGTTGCGCATGAAGGTCGTCTGGATTTAGTGCAGAAGAAGGGCGGCAGCTGCCTGTGGCGCGCGTAA